The following proteins come from a genomic window of Peromyscus eremicus chromosome 23, PerEre_H2_v1, whole genome shotgun sequence:
- the Gpc2 gene encoding glypican-2 isoform X1: MSALRPLLLLMLPLCPGPGPGPGSEAKVVRSCAETRQVLGARGYSLNLIPPSLISGEHLQICPQEYTCCSSETEQKLIRDAEVTFRGLVEDSGSFLIHTLAARHRKFNEFFREMLSISQHSLAQLFSHSYGRLYSQHAIIFNSLFSGLRDYYEKSGEGLEDTLADFWAQLLERAFPLLHPQYSFPPDFLLCLTRLTSTVDGSLQPFGDSPRRLRLQITRALVAARALVQGLETGRNVVSEALKVPVLEGCRQALMRLIGCPLCRGVPSLMPCRGFCLNVAHGCLSSRGLEPEWGGYLDGLLLLAEKLQGPFSFELAAESIGVKISEGLMHLQENSVKVSAKVFQECGTPHPVQSRNRRAPAPREEASRPWRAAAEEERPTTAAGTNLHRLVGELRERLGRVRGFWAGLPVTVCGDSRMAADLSHEAAPCWTGVGRGRYLSPVVVGSLNEQIRNPELETSGPDVPTRRRRLHLRAATARMKAAALGQDLDMHDADEDASGSGGGQQYADDWKAGAAPVVPPARPPRPPRPPRRDGLGVKGGSGSARYNQGRSRNLGSSVGLHVPVTIILFPSALTLLGFR, translated from the exons ATGTCCGCGCTGCGTCCTCTCCTGCTTTTGATGCTCCCTCTGTGTCCCGGTCCTGGTCCGGGACCTGGGAGTGAGGCAAAGGTCGTCCGGAGTTGTGCAGAGACTCGGCAGGTGCTGGGAGCCCGGGGATATAGCTTAAACCTAATCCccccctccctcatctcag GTGAGCACCTTCAGATCTGTCCCCAGGAGTACACCTGCTGTTCCAGTGAGACAGAGCAGAAGTTGATCAGGGATGCTGAGGTCACCTTCCGTGGCCTGGTGGAGGACAGTGGCTCCTTCCTGATTCACACACTGGCTGCCCGGCATAGAAAGTTTAATG AGTTTTTTCGGGAGATGCTGTCCATATCCCAGCATTCTTTGGCCCAGCTCTTCTCGCATTCCTATGGtcgcctgtattcccagcacgcCATCATCTTCAATAGTCTGTTCTCTGGCCTGCGGGACTACTATGAGAAGTCTGGCGAGGGGTTGGAGGACACCTTGGCGGATTTCTGGGCACAGCTCCTGGAGAGAGCCTTCCCTCTGCTGCACCCACAGTACAGCTTCCCTCCTGACTTCCTGCTCTGCCTCACTCGACTCACCTCTACTGTTGATGGCTCTCTGCAGCCTTTCGGGGACTCACCCCGCCGCCTCCGCCTCCAG ATAACCCGGGCCCTGGTAGCGGCCCGGGCCTTGGTCCAGGGTCTGGAGACTGGAAGAAATGTGGTCAGTGAAGCGCTTAAG GTGCCCGTGTTGGAAGGCTGCAGGCAGGCCCTGATGCGTCTGATCGGCTGCCCACTTTGTCGGGGAGTCCCCTCGCTTATGCCCTGCCGGGGCTTCTGCCTCAATGTGGCCCATGGCTGCCTCAGCAGCAGGGGACTGGAGCCGGAATGGGGCGGATATCTGG ATGGTCTCCTGCTGTTGGCTGAGAAACTCCAGGGACCTTTTTCCTTTGAGCTGGCTGCAGAGTCCATTGGGGTGAAGATCTCAGAAGGGTTGATGCACCTGCAGGAAAACAGTGTAAAGGTGTCAGCCAAg GTGTTTCAGGAATGCGGGACCCCGCACCCCGTGCAATCTCGTAACCGTCGAGCACCAGCGCCCCGAGAAGAGGCAAGCCGGCCGTGGAGGGCGGCGGCCGAGGAAGAACGACCCACGACGGCAGCGGGCACTAATCTGCACCGCCTG GTAGGGGAGCTCCGCGAGAGACTTGGCCGAGTGCGGGGCTTCTGGGCTGGATTGCCCGTGACGGTGTGCGGGGACTCGCGCATGGCGGCGGACCTCTCACACGAGGCGGCACCCTGCTGGACTGGGGTTGGGAGAGGCCG GTACCTGTCGCCTGTGGTCGTGGGCTCCTTGAACGAGCAGATCCGCAACCCCGAGTTGGAAACCTCGGGTCCCGATGTCCCGACGCGGCGGCGGAGGCTACATCTCCGAGCAGCTACGGCTCGGATGAAGGCGGCTGCGCTGGGTCAGGACCTTGACATGCATGATGCTG ATGAAGACGCCAGTGGCTCCGGAGGGGGACAGCAGTATGCAGATGACTGGAAGGCTGGGGCGGCGCCTGTGGTCCCCCCAGCCAGGCCTCCAAGGCCACCTCGCCCTCCTCGAAGGGACGGTCTTGGGGTCAAAGGAGGAAGCGGCAGTGCCAGATATAACCAGGGCCGAAGCAGGAATCTGGGATCATCTGTTGGTCTCCATGTTCCAGTCACCATCATCCTCTTCCCCTCCGCCCTGACCCTGCTTGGATTTCGATAA
- the Gpc2 gene encoding glypican-2 isoform X2 — MSALRPLLLLMLPLCPGPGPGPGSEAKVVRSCAETRQVLGARGYSLNLIPPSLISGEHLQICPQEYTCCSSETEQKLIRDAEVTFRGLVEDSGSFLIHTLAARHRKFNEFFREMLSISQHSLAQLFSHSYGRLYSQHAIIFNSLFSGLRDYYEKSGEGLEDTLADFWAQLLERAFPLLHPQYSFPPDFLLCLTRLTSTVDGSLQPFGDSPRRLRLQITRALVAARALVQGLETGRNVVSEALKVPVLEGCRQALMRLIGCPLCRGVPSLMPCRGFCLNVAHGCLSSRGLEPEWGGYLDGLLLLAEKLQGPFSFELAAESIGVKISEGLMHLQENSVKVFQECGTPHPVQSRNRRAPAPREEASRPWRAAAEEERPTTAAGTNLHRLVGELRERLGRVRGFWAGLPVTVCGDSRMAADLSHEAAPCWTGVGRGRYLSPVVVGSLNEQIRNPELETSGPDVPTRRRRLHLRAATARMKAAALGQDLDMHDADEDASGSGGGQQYADDWKAGAAPVVPPARPPRPPRPPRRDGLGVKGGSGSARYNQGRSRNLGSSVGLHVPVTIILFPSALTLLGFR; from the exons ATGTCCGCGCTGCGTCCTCTCCTGCTTTTGATGCTCCCTCTGTGTCCCGGTCCTGGTCCGGGACCTGGGAGTGAGGCAAAGGTCGTCCGGAGTTGTGCAGAGACTCGGCAGGTGCTGGGAGCCCGGGGATATAGCTTAAACCTAATCCccccctccctcatctcag GTGAGCACCTTCAGATCTGTCCCCAGGAGTACACCTGCTGTTCCAGTGAGACAGAGCAGAAGTTGATCAGGGATGCTGAGGTCACCTTCCGTGGCCTGGTGGAGGACAGTGGCTCCTTCCTGATTCACACACTGGCTGCCCGGCATAGAAAGTTTAATG AGTTTTTTCGGGAGATGCTGTCCATATCCCAGCATTCTTTGGCCCAGCTCTTCTCGCATTCCTATGGtcgcctgtattcccagcacgcCATCATCTTCAATAGTCTGTTCTCTGGCCTGCGGGACTACTATGAGAAGTCTGGCGAGGGGTTGGAGGACACCTTGGCGGATTTCTGGGCACAGCTCCTGGAGAGAGCCTTCCCTCTGCTGCACCCACAGTACAGCTTCCCTCCTGACTTCCTGCTCTGCCTCACTCGACTCACCTCTACTGTTGATGGCTCTCTGCAGCCTTTCGGGGACTCACCCCGCCGCCTCCGCCTCCAG ATAACCCGGGCCCTGGTAGCGGCCCGGGCCTTGGTCCAGGGTCTGGAGACTGGAAGAAATGTGGTCAGTGAAGCGCTTAAG GTGCCCGTGTTGGAAGGCTGCAGGCAGGCCCTGATGCGTCTGATCGGCTGCCCACTTTGTCGGGGAGTCCCCTCGCTTATGCCCTGCCGGGGCTTCTGCCTCAATGTGGCCCATGGCTGCCTCAGCAGCAGGGGACTGGAGCCGGAATGGGGCGGATATCTGG ATGGTCTCCTGCTGTTGGCTGAGAAACTCCAGGGACCTTTTTCCTTTGAGCTGGCTGCAGAGTCCATTGGGGTGAAGATCTCAGAAGGGTTGATGCACCTGCAGGAAAACAGTGTAAAG GTGTTTCAGGAATGCGGGACCCCGCACCCCGTGCAATCTCGTAACCGTCGAGCACCAGCGCCCCGAGAAGAGGCAAGCCGGCCGTGGAGGGCGGCGGCCGAGGAAGAACGACCCACGACGGCAGCGGGCACTAATCTGCACCGCCTG GTAGGGGAGCTCCGCGAGAGACTTGGCCGAGTGCGGGGCTTCTGGGCTGGATTGCCCGTGACGGTGTGCGGGGACTCGCGCATGGCGGCGGACCTCTCACACGAGGCGGCACCCTGCTGGACTGGGGTTGGGAGAGGCCG GTACCTGTCGCCTGTGGTCGTGGGCTCCTTGAACGAGCAGATCCGCAACCCCGAGTTGGAAACCTCGGGTCCCGATGTCCCGACGCGGCGGCGGAGGCTACATCTCCGAGCAGCTACGGCTCGGATGAAGGCGGCTGCGCTGGGTCAGGACCTTGACATGCATGATGCTG ATGAAGACGCCAGTGGCTCCGGAGGGGGACAGCAGTATGCAGATGACTGGAAGGCTGGGGCGGCGCCTGTGGTCCCCCCAGCCAGGCCTCCAAGGCCACCTCGCCCTCCTCGAAGGGACGGTCTTGGGGTCAAAGGAGGAAGCGGCAGTGCCAGATATAACCAGGGCCGAAGCAGGAATCTGGGATCATCTGTTGGTCTCCATGTTCCAGTCACCATCATCCTCTTCCCCTCCGCCCTGACCCTGCTTGGATTTCGATAA
- the Gal3st4 gene encoding galactose-3-O-sulfotransferase 4, which translates to MGPLSPARTMRLWRPGSLGVALGVFMTIGFGLQLLRGPFQKRLPGLQLRQSWIPSLGPTVKSCLPRQRLVFLKTHKSGSSSVLNLLHRYGDQQGLRFALPAHYQFGYPKLFQASKVKGYHPQSSDTKKPFHILCHHMRFNLKEVLQVMPSDSFFFSIVRDPAALARSAFSYYKSASSAFRKAPSLAAFLSNPRAFYRPGGRGNHYARNLLWFDFGLPFPPETRVSPHLPRDPNPLQLHIVPPSGAGPGSLFQPMTTVANSHEQLASFASSDFGPSSFIQWGLAWLDSVFDLVMVAEYFDESLVLLADALCWSLDDVVGFMHNAQAGSKQRLSAVNQSTVKGEDQQLTARARAWNNLDWALYTHFNRSLWARIEQYGQSRLQRAVAELRARREALAKRCLMGGEALDPKYITDVRLRPFQFGSAKVLGYVLQNGLSQKDREECERLATPELQYKDKLDAKQFPPTVSLPLKTSRLLPPYLSDYKLEHKWPAEDSQIHLPFPWNE; encoded by the exons ATGGGTCCTCTGTCTCCTGCCAGGACCATGAGGCTCTGGAGGCCTGGGAGTCTAGGGGTGGCTCTGGGAGTCTTCATGACCATCGGATTTGGCCTCCAGCTCTTAAGGGGACCATTCCAGAAGAG gtTACCTGGGCTGCAGCTCCGACAGTCCTGGATCCCTTCATTGGGACCAACTGTTAAGTCTTGCCTACCACGACAGCGGCTTGTGTTCTTGAAGACCCACAAATCTGGGAGCAGCTCTGTGCTCAATCTCCTTCATCGCTACGGGGACCAGCAGGGGCTACGCTTTGCCCTGCCTGCCCACTACCAGTTTGGCTACCCAAAGCTTTTCCAGGCCTCTAAGGTCAAAGGCTACCACCCCCAGAGTTCCGATACCAAGAAGCCTTTCCACATTCTCTGTCACCACATGAGATTCAACCTAAAAGAG GTACTACAGGTCATGCCTTCTGACAGCTTCTTCTTTTCCATTGTCCGAGACCCAGCGGCTCTAGCCCGCTCTGCCTTCTCCTATTATAAATCAGCTTCATCGGCCTTCCGAAAGGCACCGTCTTTGGCTGCTTTCCTGTCTAATCCTCGAGCCTTCTACAGACCCGGGGGCCGTGGCAACCACTATGCCCGCAACTTACTATGGTTCGATTTTGGTTTGCCCTTCCCCCCAGAGACGAGAGTCAGTCCTCATCTACCCAGAGACCCCAACCCCCTCCAGCTACATATTGTGCCGCCTTCTGGTGCTGGCCCTGGAAGTCTCTTCCAGCCTATGACCACAGTTGCTAATAGTCATGAGCAGCTAGCCAGTTTTGCCTCTTCGGATTTTGGGCCCTCATCTTTTATCCAGTGGGGTCTGGCCTGGTTGGACTCGGTCtttgacttggtcatggtggctGAATACTTTGACGAGTCATTGGTTCTGTTGGCAGATGCCCTGTGCTGGAGTCTGGATGATGTGGTGGGCTTCATGCACAACGCCCAGGCTGGAAGTAAGCAGAGGCTCAGTGCTGTCAATCAGAGTACGGTGAAAGGTGAAGATCAGCAGCTGACTGCACGGGCCCGGGCTTGGAATAACCTGGACTGGGCTCTGTATACTCACTTCAACCGGAGTCTGTGGGCACGGATAGAACAATATGGCCAGAGTCGGCTGCAACGGGCCGTGGCTGAGCTCCGGGCTCGAAGAGAAGCTCTGGCTAAACGTTGCCTGATGGGAGGTGAGGCTTTAGACCCCAAATACATCACCGATGTAAGGCTCCGTCCTTTCCAGTTCGGTTCAGCTAAAGTTTTGGGCTATGTCCTTCAGAATGGACTGAGCCAGAAAGACCGAGAGGAATGCGAGCGCTTGGCCACCCCTGAGCTACAGTATAAGGACAAACTTGATGCCAAGCAGTTCCCCCCGACAGTCTCCCTGCCTCTCAAGACCTCAAGGCTACTTCCCCCGTATCTATCGGATTACAAATTAGAACACAAGTGGCCGGCGGAGGACAGCCAGATACACCTTCCCTTTCCTTGGAATGAATAG